The Amphiura filiformis chromosome 12, Afil_fr2py, whole genome shotgun sequence genome includes a region encoding these proteins:
- the LOC140166256 gene encoding uncharacterized protein has translation MNTASLCLVLLIGLISALGVMSACYNYPGEPCIHNNRAFAPEERWDNGQCQECACHRRGEPRGYHCCDSFSVPIYDVNKCDAVFDVDSCSYKLLPMETASESSINTTEVYSWNWSSWALPSWFQESDDESDCLLFAGGVM, from the exons ATGAATACTGCATCACTGTGTCTAGTTCTGTTAATTGGATTAATCTCAGCATTAGGAGTAATGAGTGCATGTTATAATTATCCAG GAGAACCATGTATACACAACAATAGAGCGTTTGCACCAGAAGAGAGATGGGATAATGGGCAATGTCAAGAATGCGCATGTCACAGACGTGGTGAACCACGTGGATATCACTGTTGTGATAG CTTTTCTGTGCCAATTTACGACGTAAACAAATGTGATGCAGTTTTTGATGTCGATTCATGTAGTTATAAATTACTACCAATGGAGACGGCCTCTGAATCTTCTATTAACACCACTGAGGTATATAGCTGGAATTGGAGCAGTTGGGCCTTACCGAGTTGGTTTCAGGAATCAGACGATGAATCAGATTGTCTGCTCTTCGCAGGAGGAGTTATGTAA
- the LOC140165381 gene encoding uncharacterized protein, with protein sequence MQYHSPYDNVIGVISAESTRRNKEDVDKLLPWFQRQSDLFKRLSADSLREIITNCEFRRYNENDVIIKQGEKGHSFFIILSGSTSIYISSDDDDQDWESPRHPDDKDDEDDGGDDKDDAIKDSRIQYGIHIGTLGPGSSFGELALIDEACLRTASIIANQLSDMIVIHRNLYNRMLKEAQKKDIEEKIDFINKHPLFRKWKQRHRSALALGLRKTTMDIGNYLTRDRAMYRGIFLIKSGHFVESIEVATKESDYHLPCLTKQCDANKDDASEKCLHCEGETKRTHLGMKQLDIGLLAGNDIIGDLEMLCNLRVNIHSALCIEPAEVFAVNKKTFHKFLNKRYPDTYEVIQRSALMILRHRLYRIGPAKLYQYPALLQKIQSLSQHEKDDDIVPDLNMWMHRGPLIDDRGPGSLYYRIQRKYQQILRMKAIRQLGKIKEDNNGNEYKITNEKESQERTVGVKLKDSVYGVVKSQSLVQMFQKALTIRAEINQSDGNTTMGSSLTEDDNEIDNSTNAKIRKRLESVETNGPLEVVKETGKVSLPNSRNTLSMSARTSRLTRVPNTGKTRIKFRQDSRRIRSAPSSSSIVYRQFNQEQKKKCQRTYTAEQYKDLKDVLRLKEKQHSVHNLWL encoded by the exons ATGCAG TACCACAGTCCCTATGACAATGTCATAGGTGTGATATCAGCGGAGAGTACTCGCAGAAATAAAGAAGATGTTGACAAGCTACTGCCTTGGTTTCAGCGCCAGAGTGACCTCTTTAAGCGTCTATCAGCAG ACAGCTTGAGAGAAATTATCACGAACTGCGAGTTTCGAAGATACAATGAAAATGACGTCATTATTAAGCAAGGAGAAAAAGGACATAG TTTCTTCATCATCTTAAGTGGCTCCACGTCCATTTATATTTCATCTGATGATGACGATCAAGATTGGGAAAGTCCAAGGCATCCGGATGACAAAGATGACGaggatgatggtggtgatgataagGATGATGCAATTAAGGACTCACGAATCCAATATGGAATTCATATTGGGACCCTAG GGCCTGGTTCAAGCTTCGGAGAATTAGCTCTTATTGACGAAGCGTGTTTACGAACTGCATCTATAATAGCAAACCAACTCTCTGATATGATCGTTATCCATAGAAATCTGTATAATCGGATGTTAAAAGAAGCACAAAAGAAGGACATTGAAGAAAAAATCGATTTCATTAACAAACACCCATTATTTAG GAAATGGAAACAGAGACATAGGTCTGCTTTAGCACTTGGGCTACGCAAAACAACAATGGATATCGGTAATTATCTTACCAGGGACAGAGCAATGTATAGAGGTATTTTCCTTATAAAATCTGGTCATTTTGTGGAGTCAATTGAAGTAGCAACAAAGGAATCGGACTATCATCTGCCGTGTCTTACAAAACAATGTGATGCCAATAAAGACGA cgCTTCTGAGAAATGTTTACATTGTGAGGGTGAAACAAAACGGACTCATTTGGGAATGAAACAGTTGGATATTGGCCTTCTTGCTGGAAATGATATAATAG GTGATTTGGAAATGTTGTGCAATTTACGAGTTAATATTCATAGCGCCCTCTGCATTGAACCCGCTGAAGTCTTCGCAGTCAACAAGAAGACGTTTCATAAGTTTCTTAATAAGCGTTACCCGGATACATATGAGGTCATACAACGCTCTGCTTTAATGATCTTACGCCACAGGCTTTACCGAATAGGACCTGCAAAG CTGTATCAGTATCCAGCGCTCTTGCAAAAGATACAAAGTTTGAGTCAGCATGAAAAAGACGATGATATAGTTCCTGACTTAAACATGTGGATGCACAGGGGTCCGCTTATAGATGATCGTGGGCCTGGATCACTGTACTACAGGATTCAACGAAAGTACCAACAGATTCTGCGCATGAAAGCTATTCGACAGTTAGGGAAGATTAAGGAAGACAACAACGGGAATGAATACAAGATTACAAATGAAAAGGAGTCGCAAGAACGTACTGTCGGTGTGAAGCTTAAAGACTCAGTCTATGGTGTAGTTAAAAGCCAAAGTTTGGTACAAATGTTCCAGAAGGCTTTAACAATACGAGCCGAGATAAATCAAAGTGACGGGAATACGACAATGGGCAGCAGCTTGACGGAAGACGACAACGAGATTGATAACTCCACAAACGCGAAAATTAGAAAAAGGTTGGAAAGTGTTGAAACTAATGGACCGTTGGAAGTAGTTAAGGAGACTGGGAAAGTGTCTCTACCGAACTCAAGGAACACTCTATCAATGAG CGCGCGGACGAGTCGTCTAACTAGAGTTCCTAACACAGGGAAAACTCGCATTAAGTTTCGTCAGGATAGTCGACGAATACGATCTGCGCCCTCGTCGTCAAGTATTGTATATCGACAGTTTAATCAAGAACAGAAG AAGAAATGTCAGAGGACGTACACAGCAGAACAGTATAAAGACTTAAAAGATGTTTTACGGCTCAAGGAAAAACAACACTCGGTCCATAACTTGTGGTTGTGA